The Alistipes sp. ZOR0009 sequence TACCTTGGGCCTAAAGGCGGAAAGTATTACATCAACAAAAACGGGAACAAGACTTACTTAAAGTAAACATCAAAGGCTGCCATCACAGGCAGCCTTTTTTATGGGAAGTTTTGGCTCGATAGAAGTGCACGTTTACTGGGGATTTCCTTCTTTTTTTGCCTGTTGCTTTGCTTTATTTGCCGTTATTCAGCAACTGGTAATTTATATATGAAAGAAAAAAGCATAAAGCAAACTATTAATATTCTTGAAATTCCTGCGCAAGACAGCATAATGGCTATTCGCGAAAAGAATTTGACAAGATTTATTAATCTAAGAGATGTTACGCACATCAAGAGCAACAGCTACTTGTCAATAGTTTATACGATCGAAGGGGAGGCTTTCACTTTTTCTAAGCTGCTGAGGCAGTTTGAGGAGAGCCTTCATGATTACGGATTTGTGCGGGTAAACAGAAACTCCATCGTCAATTTGATTCACGTAGAGCGGTATGAAGCAGGTGATAACCCGGTTGTATTTTTACGAGGGGAGCGAAATTTAGCGGTTTCTCGTCGTCGCTGCCGCCTTATTCGAAGTTTATACCTTTTTTAATAGCTTAACATAAAGAGTGTTTTTAACCTCTTATTGGACTATTGCGACCTTTTATTAGGTTTTTTTACCATAGTAAATATAAGGTGTTTTGATGCTGTAACTTGTGTATTAAATAAATCTTTCTTTTAGGAGCGATTTACTAATATTTTAATTCTCTTATAAGAATGTTGTGTGTGAAATCTGTAAAAGATCATTAAAATGGAAAGCGTAAACTATCAAACAACAGGAGGGGCGGGAATTCACCAGCCAAAGTTTATTAGCCAGAAAGAGCAGAAAATTATAGTAAGGGCAAAGTCGGTTAGCCATATTCTGAATATGGCCGAGGTTACGCATTTGATTTGCGATTGCTACCTCACAACGCTGTATTCAAAATCGGGTGGAAGTGTGATGGTAGCCAAACTACTAAAGGAGTTTGATGATGAGTTGCGCGATTACGGTTTTATACGGGTTAACCGGAATGCAATGGTAAATGTGTTGCACGTGGTTAGCATTGCAAACGGGCGTCGTCGGCTGGTGACCCTTTCAAATAATGCCACAATAGAGA is a genomic window containing:
- a CDS encoding LytR/AlgR family response regulator transcription factor, producing the protein MKEKSIKQTINILEIPAQDSIMAIREKNLTRFINLRDVTHIKSNSYLSIVYTIEGEAFTFSKLLRQFEESLHDYGFVRVNRNSIVNLIHVERYEAGDNPVVFLRGERNLAVSRRRCRLIRSLYLF
- a CDS encoding LytTR family DNA-binding domain-containing protein; this translates as MESVNYQTTGGAGIHQPKFISQKEQKIIVRAKSVSHILNMAEVTHLICDCYLTTLYSKSGGSVMVAKLLKEFDDELRDYGFIRVNRNAMVNVLHVVSIANGRRRLVTLSNNATIEISRRGMARLKESVEVKSL